The following proteins are co-located in the Syngnathus scovelli strain Florida chromosome 5, RoL_Ssco_1.2, whole genome shotgun sequence genome:
- the sirt7 gene encoding NAD-dependent protein deacetylase sirtuin-7 encodes MANETDRGVFSRAERKALQKALILQRESERESFRLVGRILKKPEAERSEEDTSVLLLHRDTVEELCKRKIRRNELKRKQEEVFDTADALKSKVRQLAAAIKQAKHLVLYTGAGISTAASIPDYRGPNGVWTQLQKGHAVSSSDLSKAEPTLTHMCIKALYEERLVKHVVSQNCDGLHLRSGLPRDALSELHGNMFIEVCTRCSPVREYVRLFDVTERTSLHRHCTGRRCCHCGSELRDTIVHFGERGTLEKPLNWKGAAEAAKAADVILCLGSSLKVLKKYACLWSMNKPTSKRPKLYIINLQWTPKDELAVIKINAKCDDVMSLLMEELTLPIPVYDRAEDPIFNLAVPLQLEDKDSHTRAVIAPHVSPNDSFCNPDEAAKATAVQGGWFGRGYGKGRKKKKAT; translated from the exons ATGGCAAACGAGACGGACCGCGGTGTCTTTTCCAGGGCAGAGAGGAAAGCTTTACAAAAGGCATTGATACTGCAACGAGAAAGCGAGAGGGAGAGCTTTAGATTG GTTGGACGGATCCTTAAAAAACCTGAGGCTGAGAGGTCCGAAGAGGACACTTCCGTGCTTTTGCTACACAGAGACACGGTGGAGGAGCTCTGCAAAAGAAAGATCCGCCGAAATGAACTCAAGAGGAAGCAAGAAGAG gTGTTTGATACTGCTGATGCCCTGAAAAGTAAAGTACGACAGCTAGCTGCGGCAATCAAACAAGCGAAACACTTGGTTCTTTACACTGGAGCTGGAATAAGCACC GCAGCCTCCATCCCCGACTACCGAGGGCCGAACGGTGTTTGGACACAACTGCAGAAGGGCCATGCTGTCAG CTCGTCTGACCTAAGCAAAGCTGAGCCGACGCTCACGCACATGTGCATTAAGGCGCTTTATGAGGAAAGGCTG GTGAAGCATGTTGTGTCTCAAAACTGTGATGGACTTCATCTACGTAGTGGTCTTCCCAGAGATGCCCTGTCTGAACTTCATGGAAACATGTTTATTGAG GTGTGTACTCGCTGTTCTCCAGTCAGGGAATACGTGCGTTTATTTGATGTAACGGAGCGGACATCCCTCCACCGGCATTGCACAGGCCGCAGGTGCTGCCACTGTGGCAGTGAACTCAGGGACACAATAGTGCACTTTGGGGAGCGAGGAACCTTGGAGAAACCTCTCAATTGGAAGGGAGCTGCAGAGGCGGCTAAGGCAGctgatgttatcctctgcttagGTTCCAGTCTGAAG GTGCTGAAGAAATACGCTTGTCTCTGGTCCATGAACAAACCAACAAGCAAAAGGCCCAAACTGTACATCATTAATCTCCAG TGGACACCAAAAGATGAATTGGCTGTAATAAAAATCAATGCCAAgtgtgatgatgtcatgagTCTTCTCATGGAAGAGCTTACTCTCCCAATTCCTGTTTATGACAG GGCAGAGGACCCCATCTTCAACCTTGCTGTACCTCTTCAGCTTGAAGATAAGGACAGCCACACCCGTGCGGTCATAGCTCCCCACGTCAGTCCCAATGACTCCTTCTGTAACCCCGATGAGGCTGCAAAAGCTACGGCGGTTCAGGGTGGCTGGTTTGGAAGAGGCTATGGCAAagggaggaagaagaaaaaagccaCTTAG